Proteins encoded together in one Microbacterium oxydans window:
- a CDS encoding family 20 glycosylhydrolase, translating into MTAIPDAAAQAVRWLAIPQPTALDLRADMWRPASVCVLAEEHAFAREAIRLQGELAACGIPYGDDAVIRLRRDDQTGESFAIDVAADIEVRAGRADGVFRATRQLLHNLRAQDGIPQGRVSSAPAVAERGFHLDAARKHFPAAWIIQLLHALADVGITTFQWHLSENEGFRIGSDAFPEVVSDAHVTRTEAIEIADAAADLHIDLVPSLDMPGHLRHVLSVHPEHRLADAGGLPTEHALDITSAAASVFARALIDDVAELFPRSRRWHLGGDEFVDFARIDEYPALASAARDRHGPRATGFDLLTGFVNEIAAHLRARGLAPRAWNDGMLRSEAVALAADVTLTWWTNWHPQMRPLSEAVDAGHPLVNFHDGLFYYVLGEKAGYTYPTSARIWEADWHPGLFPTLPGGIRQEIAAPYPSALLGTSFSVWSDDPAAQTPDEVIAGIRRPLRAMAERAWNGGSVLSHDDFCAIDAAIGVATGPRRSRG; encoded by the coding sequence GTGACCGCGATTCCGGATGCTGCCGCGCAGGCGGTGCGGTGGCTGGCGATCCCGCAGCCGACGGCCCTCGATCTCCGCGCCGACATGTGGCGCCCCGCGTCGGTGTGCGTCCTCGCGGAGGAGCACGCGTTCGCGCGGGAGGCCATCCGGCTCCAGGGCGAGCTCGCCGCGTGCGGGATCCCCTACGGCGACGACGCGGTCATCCGGCTGCGGCGGGACGACCAGACCGGGGAGTCCTTCGCCATCGACGTCGCCGCCGACATCGAGGTGCGGGCGGGGCGTGCGGACGGAGTGTTCCGGGCGACCCGACAGCTGCTGCACAACCTGCGGGCGCAGGACGGGATCCCACAGGGGCGGGTCTCCTCCGCACCCGCGGTCGCCGAGCGCGGGTTCCACCTCGACGCCGCCCGCAAGCACTTCCCGGCCGCGTGGATCATCCAACTGCTGCACGCGCTCGCCGACGTCGGCATCACCACGTTCCAGTGGCACCTGTCCGAGAACGAGGGGTTCCGGATCGGCTCCGACGCCTTTCCCGAGGTGGTCTCGGACGCCCACGTCACCCGCACCGAGGCGATCGAGATCGCGGATGCCGCGGCCGACCTGCACATCGACCTGGTGCCCTCGCTCGACATGCCGGGGCACCTCCGCCACGTGCTCTCCGTGCATCCGGAGCACCGGCTCGCCGACGCCGGCGGCCTGCCGACCGAGCATGCCCTCGACATCACCAGTGCAGCGGCGAGCGTTTTCGCGCGAGCGCTGATCGACGACGTCGCCGAGCTGTTCCCCCGCAGCAGGCGCTGGCACCTCGGTGGAGACGAGTTCGTCGACTTCGCGCGGATCGACGAGTATCCCGCGCTCGCCTCCGCGGCTCGGGATCGCCACGGTCCGCGGGCGACCGGATTCGACCTGCTGACGGGGTTCGTGAACGAGATCGCCGCCCACCTCCGCGCGCGAGGACTCGCCCCGCGGGCCTGGAACGACGGGATGCTGCGCAGCGAGGCGGTCGCGCTCGCCGCCGACGTCACGCTCACGTGGTGGACGAACTGGCACCCGCAGATGCGACCGCTCTCGGAGGCGGTCGATGCCGGGCATCCGCTCGTGAACTTCCACGACGGGCTCTTCTACTACGTCCTCGGCGAGAAGGCCGGCTACACCTATCCGACGAGCGCGCGCATCTGGGAAGCCGACTGGCACCCCGGGCTGTTCCCGACGCTGCCGGGCGGGATCCGGCAGGAGATCGCGGCGCCCTATCCGTCCGCGCTCCTCGGCACCTCGTTCTCCGTCTGGTCGGACGACCCGGCCGCGCAGACGCCCGACGAGGTCATCGCCGGCATCCGTCGACCGCTGCGGGCCATGGCCGAGCGCGCCTGGAACGGCGGGAGCGTGCTCTCGCATGACGACTTCTGCGCGATCGACGCCGCCATCGGTGTCGCGACCGGACCGCGGCGATCACGCGGGTAG
- a CDS encoding carbohydrate ABC transporter permease, which yields MTVTQTEAHVTQRTEDGTGRPRRDRPYRTRGSADIMKPSLGGLIGKYALLLGVLAIMVFPFLWQMSTSFKGATENIYDFPPSLLPQAPTLDNYAEVFRTIPVLDYAWHSLLVGVGTVLTNVVFATIGGYALGTMKFRGKWIVLAIFFSTLLLPGEVTLTSQYLTIKSLGLANTLWGVFLPGAIAAINVLLMMAACRMIPPDTLDAATIDGANTMQRLRHIVWPNVRGMVSVVALFAFIGAWDDFLWPLVVLSDPANYTLTVGMQYLSSSFAANPRVIAAGTMIALVPIIVLFAVLQKQFFKGVEEGSVKG from the coding sequence ATGACCGTGACGCAGACCGAGGCGCACGTGACGCAGCGGACCGAGGACGGCACCGGACGCCCGCGCCGCGACCGGCCGTACCGCACGCGCGGATCCGCCGACATCATGAAGCCGTCGCTCGGCGGGCTCATCGGCAAGTACGCGCTGCTGCTCGGCGTGCTCGCCATCATGGTGTTCCCGTTCCTGTGGCAGATGTCGACGTCGTTCAAGGGGGCGACCGAGAACATCTACGACTTCCCGCCGTCGCTGCTCCCGCAGGCGCCGACGCTCGACAACTACGCCGAGGTGTTCCGCACGATCCCGGTCCTCGACTACGCGTGGCACTCCCTGCTCGTCGGGGTCGGCACGGTGCTCACGAACGTGGTGTTCGCCACGATCGGCGGCTACGCGCTCGGAACCATGAAGTTCCGCGGCAAGTGGATCGTGCTCGCGATCTTCTTCTCCACCCTGCTGCTCCCCGGCGAGGTCACGCTGACCAGCCAGTACCTCACGATCAAGTCGCTCGGACTCGCGAACACCCTGTGGGGCGTCTTCCTCCCCGGCGCGATCGCGGCGATCAACGTGCTGCTCATGATGGCCGCCTGCCGCATGATCCCGCCGGACACCCTGGACGCCGCGACGATCGACGGCGCCAACACGATGCAGCGGCTGCGCCACATCGTCTGGCCCAACGTGCGCGGCATGGTGTCGGTGGTCGCCCTGTTCGCCTTCATCGGCGCGTGGGACGACTTCCTGTGGCCCCTCGTCGTGCTGTCCGATCCCGCGAACTACACGCTGACGGTCGGCATGCAGTATCTGAGCTCGAGCTTCGCGGCCAATCCCCGGGTGATCGCCGCGGGGACGATGATCGCGCTGGTCCCGATCATCGTGCTGTTCGCGGTGCTGCAGAAGCAGTTCTTCAAGGGCGTCGAAGAGGGAAGCGTCAAGGGGTGA
- a CDS encoding carbohydrate ABC transporter permease, producing MRRQRWYTPYLLVLPGVIWVFVFALWPFLNTIALAFTDARPLRPAQFVGLDNFEKMLGDDRFGYALTTSLVYVVVCVPLLTFLPLLLALLVHSKIPAIGFFRTTFYFPVIASAVVVAIVWEFLFSGSGTINSALSFFGLIDRPVEFLSDRWLLIGCAIGLTVWKGLGYYMVVYLAALGNVGRELHEAAAMDGAGRWRRFWSVTVPGVRGPMMLVSVLVCVGAMRVFTELYVLSNGSGGPGGQAMSMVMLIQSMGKGLNGQVGYASAISLVLFLLTLVPLAIVGIANNSDTIKEALAGRRAARDAKLARIAAAEEALR from the coding sequence ATGAGACGACAGCGCTGGTACACGCCGTACCTGCTCGTGCTTCCCGGTGTGATCTGGGTGTTCGTGTTCGCCCTCTGGCCGTTCCTGAACACGATCGCGCTCGCGTTCACGGATGCCCGCCCCCTTCGTCCCGCCCAGTTCGTCGGGCTCGACAACTTCGAGAAGATGCTCGGCGACGACCGGTTCGGCTACGCGCTGACGACGTCGCTCGTCTACGTGGTGGTGTGCGTGCCGCTGCTCACCTTCCTGCCCCTCCTGCTGGCCCTCCTCGTGCACAGCAAGATCCCGGCGATCGGTTTCTTCCGGACCACGTTCTACTTCCCCGTCATCGCCTCGGCGGTCGTCGTGGCCATCGTGTGGGAGTTCCTCTTCTCCGGCAGCGGCACGATCAACTCGGCGCTGAGCTTCTTCGGGCTGATCGATCGCCCGGTGGAGTTCCTCTCCGACCGCTGGCTCCTGATCGGCTGCGCCATCGGCCTCACGGTGTGGAAGGGGCTCGGCTACTACATGGTCGTGTACCTCGCCGCCCTCGGGAACGTCGGCCGTGAGCTGCACGAGGCCGCGGCCATGGACGGTGCCGGCCGCTGGCGCCGCTTCTGGTCGGTCACCGTGCCCGGTGTGCGCGGCCCGATGATGCTCGTCTCGGTGCTGGTGTGCGTCGGCGCGATGCGCGTGTTCACGGAGCTGTACGTGCTCTCCAACGGCTCCGGCGGCCCCGGGGGTCAGGCCATGAGCATGGTGATGCTCATCCAGTCCATGGGCAAGGGGCTCAACGGCCAGGTCGGCTACGCATCCGCGATCTCGCTGGTGCTGTTCCTGCTGACGCTCGTCCCGCTGGCGATCGTGGGCATCGCCAACAACAGCGACACGATCAAGGAGGCCCTCGCCGGACGGCGTGCGGCCCGGGACGCGAAACTCGCGCGGATCGCCGCCGCAGAGGAGGCCCTGCGATGA
- a CDS encoding ABC transporter substrate-binding protein, producing MKFRTTVAAGIAVATAFALTACTGGATTSGGSAADGEIGGEITFQTWSLKNDKFTPYFEGVVAAFEKENPGTTVKWIDQPADGYEDKILQQAESGELPDVINLPPEYAYSLASAGQLLDLGSASKVIDDYVDGGVAAYTYDGIDGSFGFPWYLGTELNYWNKALLAKGGVTETPQTFEETMDAAEKLAAAGIQTISDVPSPKSLQIMVSDGGGTQDVYKAGKFVFNTPEAVAIVERYAELYKAGAISPEALQNAGTANANINNFNKGTVAWATAGPNYIDKDIAVNAPTLLPDVDVTNGFGNPPLFVQGISVSANSDNAATALAFSEFLTNTDNQIEFVKLATGFFPGTKAANEDPSVFAETAQNEMQATANDLAASQMNDARMLGAPQFTEAMETYAKQQIALAVKGDISAKDALDKAVEYAEQNVVG from the coding sequence ATGAAGTTCCGCACCACTGTCGCCGCAGGCATCGCGGTCGCCACTGCCTTCGCGCTCACCGCCTGCACGGGCGGAGCCACGACCTCCGGCGGATCCGCCGCCGACGGCGAGATCGGGGGCGAGATCACCTTCCAGACCTGGTCGCTCAAGAACGACAAGTTCACGCCCTACTTCGAGGGCGTCGTCGCCGCGTTCGAGAAGGAGAACCCGGGCACCACGGTGAAGTGGATCGACCAGCCGGCCGACGGCTACGAGGACAAGATCCTCCAGCAAGCCGAGTCCGGCGAGCTGCCCGACGTCATCAACCTCCCGCCCGAATACGCGTACTCGCTCGCCTCCGCCGGTCAGCTGCTCGACCTCGGCAGCGCATCGAAGGTCATCGACGACTACGTCGACGGCGGCGTCGCGGCGTACACCTACGACGGCATCGACGGCTCGTTCGGCTTCCCTTGGTACCTCGGCACCGAGCTCAACTACTGGAACAAGGCGCTGCTCGCGAAGGGCGGCGTCACCGAGACGCCGCAGACGTTCGAGGAGACGATGGACGCGGCCGAGAAGCTCGCCGCCGCCGGCATCCAGACCATCTCCGATGTGCCGAGCCCCAAGTCGCTCCAGATCATGGTGTCCGACGGTGGTGGCACGCAGGACGTGTACAAGGCCGGGAAGTTCGTCTTCAACACGCCCGAGGCCGTCGCGATCGTCGAGCGCTACGCCGAGCTCTACAAGGCCGGTGCGATCTCGCCGGAGGCGCTGCAGAACGCCGGAACGGCGAACGCCAACATCAACAACTTCAACAAGGGCACCGTCGCCTGGGCGACCGCCGGGCCGAACTACATCGACAAGGACATCGCGGTCAACGCACCGACGCTCCTCCCCGACGTCGACGTGACCAACGGCTTCGGCAACCCGCCGCTGTTCGTGCAGGGCATCAGCGTCTCGGCGAACTCCGACAACGCGGCCACCGCGCTCGCCTTCTCCGAGTTCCTCACGAACACCGACAACCAGATCGAGTTCGTCAAGCTCGCCACCGGGTTCTTCCCGGGCACCAAGGCCGCGAACGAAGACCCGTCGGTGTTCGCGGAGACCGCCCAGAACGAGATGCAGGCCACGGCCAACGACCTCGCCGCCTCGCAGATGAACGACGCGCGGATGCTCGGCGCACCGCAGTTCACCGAGGCGATGGAGACGTACGCCAAGCAGCAGATCGCGCTCGCGGTCAAGGGGGACATCTCGGCGAAGGACGCTCTGGACAAGGCCGTCGAGTACGCGGAGCAGAACGTCGTCGGCTGA
- a CDS encoding glycoside hydrolase 5 family protein, with product MPTPTNVPLRFGANYTPRSQWMHAWMSLDLDEVRRDFGALAELGLDHLRIFPLWTVLQPNRTLIREEAVDDVRAVVDVAAEFGLDASVDVIQGHLSSFDFIPSWLFTWHDKNMFTHPDALSGQAELVTRLGERLGGASNFLGFTLGNETNQFSAQTHPSPWPVTEAEAANWITTLLDAAHTAAPAQQHVHSEYDAAWYMDGHGFTPALASRLGDITTVHSWIFNGTAQKYGGRSVASDRHAEYMIELARGFATDPAKPIWLQEVGAPSNCLTPEQTPDFLEATLRSVARTENLWGVTWWCSHDVSRSLADFPELEYTLGLVDQNGEAKPIGRRFAELIPELRERRPAPARTLGIVVEVDEAETPISRGAMSPGGTIFQAWVDACEAGADPAIVTSIDAAKPEVLAARGITELVRPVVERTEYASRNTVV from the coding sequence ATGCCCACCCCCACCAACGTTCCCCTGCGCTTCGGCGCCAACTACACGCCGCGCTCGCAGTGGATGCACGCCTGGATGTCGCTGGACCTCGACGAGGTGCGCCGCGACTTCGGTGCGCTCGCCGAGCTCGGCCTCGACCACCTGCGCATCTTCCCGCTGTGGACGGTGCTGCAGCCGAACCGCACGCTGATCCGCGAAGAGGCGGTCGACGATGTGCGCGCAGTGGTCGACGTCGCGGCGGAGTTCGGACTCGATGCCAGCGTCGACGTGATCCAGGGGCACCTGTCGAGCTTCGACTTCATCCCGTCCTGGCTGTTCACCTGGCACGACAAGAACATGTTCACGCACCCCGACGCCCTCAGCGGCCAGGCGGAGCTCGTGACCCGGCTCGGCGAGCGCCTGGGCGGCGCCTCGAACTTCCTCGGCTTCACGCTCGGCAACGAGACCAACCAGTTCTCGGCGCAGACGCACCCCTCCCCGTGGCCGGTCACCGAGGCCGAGGCCGCGAACTGGATCACGACGCTGCTGGACGCCGCGCACACCGCCGCCCCCGCGCAGCAGCACGTGCACAGCGAGTACGACGCCGCCTGGTACATGGACGGCCACGGCTTCACGCCCGCGCTCGCCTCCCGGCTCGGCGACATCACGACGGTGCACTCGTGGATCTTCAACGGCACCGCGCAGAAGTACGGCGGGCGTTCGGTCGCGTCGGACCGGCACGCCGAGTACATGATCGAGCTCGCGCGCGGGTTCGCCACCGATCCCGCGAAGCCCATCTGGCTGCAGGAGGTCGGCGCCCCGTCGAACTGCCTGACGCCCGAGCAGACCCCCGACTTCCTCGAGGCGACGCTGCGCTCGGTCGCCCGCACCGAGAACCTCTGGGGTGTGACCTGGTGGTGCTCGCACGACGTGAGCCGCAGCCTCGCCGACTTCCCGGAGCTCGAGTACACGCTCGGCCTCGTCGACCAGAACGGCGAGGCCAAGCCGATCGGCCGTCGTTTCGCCGAGCTGATCCCCGAGCTGCGCGAGCGCCGGCCCGCCCCGGCCCGCACCCTCGGGATCGTCGTCGAGGTGGACGAGGCCGAGACGCCGATCAGTCGCGGGGCCATGAGCCCCGGCGGCACGATCTTCCAGGCCTGGGTCGACGCCTGCGAGGCCGGCGCGGATCCGGCGATCGTCACGTCGATCGACGCCGCGAAGCCCGAGGTCCTGGCCGCACGCGGCATCACGGAGCTCGTCCGTCCGGTCGTCGAGCGCACCGAGTACGCCTCGCGGAACACCGTCGTCTGA
- a CDS encoding LacI family DNA-binding transcriptional regulator, with the protein MSKAKRVTITDIARLAGVSPGAVSFALNGRPGVSEQTRQRILDIAEEHQWLPSSAARALVGSRAGVIGFAVNRSAGTLGAEAFFTDLIAGVQSALAEHRIAMQMVLVASVEDEVATYRRWRSSHQVDGVIVIDPRDDDPRLPVLRDLGLPAIVIGSDASEEGHPATMWLDDSQVAHSLFDYLVAIGHRSVVYVAGPAEFQHTRLRTDVLTGLESRGITGETIATDFSPAAASATMRRLLSRADRPTAVVFDNDVMAIAGLRVAQEMGLSVPADISIASFDDSVVAGLVHPSITCITRDTFALGADAAAFLLEQIEAPEPLPDRGAPVPQLTVRESTAAPR; encoded by the coding sequence ATGTCCAAAGCGAAGCGGGTGACCATCACGGACATCGCCCGGCTGGCGGGGGTGTCGCCGGGAGCGGTGTCCTTCGCGCTCAACGGACGTCCGGGGGTGAGCGAGCAGACGCGGCAGCGCATCCTCGACATCGCCGAGGAGCACCAGTGGCTCCCGAGCTCTGCGGCGCGGGCGCTGGTCGGCTCGCGCGCCGGCGTCATCGGCTTCGCGGTCAACCGCTCCGCCGGGACGCTCGGCGCCGAGGCGTTCTTCACCGATCTCATCGCGGGCGTGCAGTCGGCGTTGGCCGAGCACCGCATCGCGATGCAGATGGTGCTCGTGGCGTCGGTGGAGGACGAGGTCGCGACCTATCGGCGCTGGCGCAGCTCGCACCAGGTCGACGGCGTCATCGTGATCGACCCGCGCGACGACGACCCGCGCCTCCCCGTGCTCCGCGACCTGGGGCTGCCGGCGATCGTGATCGGCAGCGACGCCTCGGAGGAGGGGCATCCCGCCACCATGTGGCTCGACGACAGCCAGGTCGCGCATTCGCTCTTCGACTACCTCGTCGCGATCGGCCACCGCTCGGTCGTCTACGTCGCGGGCCCCGCCGAGTTCCAGCACACCCGCCTCCGCACCGACGTCCTCACCGGCCTGGAATCACGGGGGATCACCGGGGAGACCATCGCGACCGACTTCTCGCCCGCCGCCGCGTCCGCCACCATGCGGCGTCTGCTCAGCCGGGCCGACCGGCCGACGGCCGTGGTCTTCGACAACGACGTGATGGCGATCGCCGGTCTCCGGGTCGCCCAGGAGATGGGCCTGTCCGTGCCGGCCGACATCTCCATCGCCTCCTTCGACGACTCGGTCGTCGCGGGCCTCGTGCATCCGTCCATCACCTGCATCACGCGTGACACGTTCGCGCTGGGGGCGGATGCCGCGGCGTTCCTGCTCGAGCAGATCGAGGCGCCGGAGCCGCTGCCCGACCGCGGCGCCCCGGTCCCGCAGCTCACCGTGCGCGAGAGCACCGCCGCCCCGCGCTGA
- a CDS encoding heat shock protein transcriptional repressor HspR, with protein MDADTPVFAIAAAAELSGLHPQTLRQYDRIGLVVPGRTSGGSRRYSTRNIEQLREVAQLSSEGVSLPAIARLLDLEDENRMLRTRVAMLEGALRTERESRPGVRVFAAGSAGVVPMPTGRRIRRSTDVVLWNPRGNA; from the coding sequence ATGGACGCCGACACCCCGGTGTTCGCGATCGCGGCCGCCGCCGAGCTCTCGGGCCTTCATCCCCAGACCCTGCGGCAGTACGACCGCATCGGGCTCGTGGTGCCCGGGCGCACCTCCGGCGGGTCGCGCCGCTACTCCACCCGCAACATCGAGCAGCTGCGCGAGGTCGCCCAGCTCTCCTCCGAAGGCGTGAGCCTTCCCGCGATCGCGCGCCTGCTCGATCTCGAAGACGAGAACCGGATGCTGCGCACCCGTGTCGCCATGCTCGAGGGCGCCCTGCGCACCGAGCGTGAGAGCCGTCCCGGTGTGCGCGTGTTCGCCGCCGGCTCCGCGGGCGTCGTGCCGATGCCGACCGGACGACGCATCCGCCGCTCGACCGACGTCGTGCTCTGGAACCCGCGCGGCAACGCCTAG
- a CDS encoding DnaJ C-terminal domain-containing protein: MASQDWFDKDFYKTLGVSKDVSDADLKKTYRKLARKYHPDSNQGDAKAEAKFKEISEAYSVLSDAEQRKEYDEIRAMGSGARFTAGGQGAGGFEDVFSRFGQQGRGQTADFEDIFAMFNQGQGASFGNGRFGQPSGGYRGFGGPQRGADVTARTTLDFVTAVQGETISLQGEDGKPFKVKIPAGVADGQKIRLRGRGRPSPDGGESGDIVVQIAVRPHPVFTRDGLNLRVVVPVTFTEATLGATIEVPTLGGDVVKLRVAPGTPSGRVLRVKGRGVATSKGTGDLLAELQVAVPTHLDDAARAALEKFQELEPEENPRAELMAKARR; this comes from the coding sequence ATGGCCAGCCAGGATTGGTTCGACAAGGACTTCTACAAGACCCTCGGGGTCTCCAAGGACGTCAGCGATGCGGATCTGAAGAAGACGTATCGCAAGCTCGCGCGGAAGTACCACCCGGACTCCAATCAGGGTGATGCCAAGGCCGAGGCGAAGTTCAAGGAGATCAGCGAGGCCTACTCGGTGCTCTCCGACGCCGAACAGCGCAAGGAGTACGACGAGATCCGCGCCATGGGCTCCGGCGCCCGCTTCACGGCGGGCGGTCAGGGCGCCGGCGGGTTCGAAGACGTGTTCAGCCGGTTCGGCCAGCAGGGCCGTGGGCAGACCGCGGACTTCGAGGACATCTTCGCGATGTTCAACCAGGGTCAGGGCGCGAGCTTCGGCAACGGTCGCTTCGGGCAGCCGAGCGGCGGGTATCGCGGCTTCGGCGGTCCGCAGCGCGGCGCCGACGTCACGGCGCGCACCACGCTCGACTTCGTCACCGCCGTGCAGGGCGAGACGATCTCCCTGCAGGGCGAGGACGGCAAGCCGTTCAAGGTGAAGATCCCCGCGGGCGTCGCCGACGGACAGAAGATCCGTCTGCGTGGCCGCGGTCGTCCCTCACCGGACGGCGGAGAGAGCGGTGACATCGTGGTGCAGATCGCGGTGCGTCCGCACCCGGTCTTCACCCGCGACGGTCTCAACCTGCGCGTCGTCGTCCCGGTGACGTTCACCGAGGCGACGCTCGGCGCGACGATCGAGGTCCCGACGCTCGGCGGCGACGTGGTCAAGCTCCGCGTCGCCCCCGGCACGCCCTCCGGGCGGGTGCTGCGTGTCAAGGGACGCGGAGTCGCGACCTCGAAGGGGACGGGCGACCTGCTCGCCGAGCTCCAGGTCGCGGTGCCGACGCACCTCGACGACGCCGCACGCGCGGCGCTGGAGAAGTTCCAGGAGCTGGAGCCCGAGGAGAACCCGCGGGCCGAGCTCATGGCGAAGGCACGGCGATGA
- a CDS encoding nucleotide exchange factor GrpE: MTDKNFDENQFPESAEGRSEGSDAQASGPAPQNPDSREAKAAEGADETPVDGADDDLTVDDILGATQTGEAAAEDAVLADLESTLLNDLKRLQAEYANYRRRTEEQRQVEIERAKGEAAKGLIPVLDDLDRAAQHGDLVEGTPFAVIAEKVRVVVERLGVVAYGEKGEEFDPQRHEAIFQQPTPGAEKTTILEVVEVGYRLGDVELRPAKVVVAVPAE, translated from the coding sequence ATGACGGACAAGAACTTCGACGAGAACCAGTTTCCTGAGTCCGCCGAAGGTCGCAGCGAGGGGTCGGATGCTCAGGCATCCGGCCCCGCGCCGCAGAACCCGGACTCCCGCGAGGCGAAGGCTGCCGAGGGGGCGGACGAGACTCCTGTCGACGGTGCCGACGACGACCTCACGGTCGACGACATCCTCGGTGCCACGCAGACCGGCGAGGCCGCGGCGGAAGACGCCGTGCTCGCCGACCTCGAGTCGACGCTGCTGAACGACCTCAAGCGCCTCCAGGCCGAGTACGCCAACTACCGTCGCCGCACCGAGGAGCAGCGCCAGGTCGAGATCGAGCGGGCGAAGGGCGAGGCCGCCAAGGGCCTCATCCCCGTGCTCGACGACCTCGACCGCGCCGCCCAGCACGGCGATCTCGTGGAGGGCACGCCCTTCGCCGTGATCGCCGAGAAGGTGCGCGTGGTCGTGGAGCGTCTCGGAGTGGTCGCGTACGGCGAGAAGGGCGAGGAATTCGACCCGCAGCGCCACGAGGCCATCTTCCAGCAGCCGACCCCCGGCGCCGAGAAGACCACGATCCTCGAGGTCGTCGAGGTGGGCTACCGCCTCGGTGACGTCGAGCTGCGTCCCGCGAAGGTCGTCGTCGCTGTCCCTGCGGAGTAG